The following are encoded together in the Mastacembelus armatus chromosome 6, fMasArm1.2, whole genome shotgun sequence genome:
- the miox gene encoding inositol oxygenase, producing MRVISIGPDPSLAYRPNLKDDSKKMEDYRNFETESIFGRVFKTYKLMHTHQTLDFVKQKHSEWSSCNHAQMGMMDAIMSLNQLVDESDPDVDFPNSYHAFQTAEGIRQAHPDKDWFHLVGLIHDVGKILALWDEPQWAVVGDTFPVGCKFQNSIVFRDNTFLDNPDDKNPNYNTEYGIYEPSCELDNVFMSWGHDEYLYRVMKFNNCSIPEEGLYMIRFHSFYPWHSHGDYMHLCSDKDLHMLPWVKEFNKFDLYTKTTNLPDIDKLKPYYQSLIDKYCPGILKW from the exons ATGAGGGTCATCAGCATC GGTCCCGACCCATCTCTGGCATATCGGCCAAACTTGAAAGATGACTCCAAAAAGATGGAAGATTACAGGAACTTTGAG acTGAAAGTATTTTTGGCCGTGTCTTCAAAACATATAAACTGATGCACACCCACCAAACCCTGGATTTTGTGAAGCAAAAG CACTCTGAATGGTCCAGCTGCAACCATGCTCAAATGGGGATGATGGATGCCATCATGTCTCTAAACCAGCTGGTGGATGAGTCTGATCCTGATGTGGACTTCCCAAACTCCTACCATGCCTTCCAGACTGCTGAGGGCATCCGCCAGGCACACCCAGACAAAG ACTGGTTCCACCTGGTGGGCCTCATCCATGATGTTGGGAAGATCCTGGCTCTTTGGGATGAACCACAG TGGGCTGTAGTGGGGGACACCTTCCCTGTGGGCTGCAAGTTTCAAAACTCAATTGTGTTCAGAGACAACACCTTCCTGGATAACCCAGATGACAAAAATCCAAACTACAA taCTGAATATGGGATATATGAACCAAGCTGTGAGCTTGACAATGTCTTCATGTCCTGGGGCCATGATG AGTATCTCTACAGAGTTATGAAGTTCAACAACTGCTCCATCCCTGAGGAA GGGTTGTACATGATTCGATTCCATTCATTCTATCCCTGGCACTCCCATGGAGACTATATGCATCTGTGCAGTGACAAAGACCTGCACATGCTACCTTGGGTAAAAGAGTTTAA CAAATTCGACCTGTACACAAAGACCACCAATCTGCCCGACATTGACAAATTGAAGCCATACTACCAGTCTCTGATTGACAAGTACTGTCCTGGAATATTGAAGTggtaa
- the adm2b gene encoding protein ADM2, producing the protein MCALLPACLCLLLGLLPLEIQSRASTLQNLPHRHRLSLPRTSRYPKSSYTTITPTASDLPVAVDNYVTRGERHIIWRALQHKEPLPRLSDSFFGQNDSVLQKVPVWQHRSRGRRHASSGRGRHYGHVMRVRCVLGTCQVQNLSHRLYQLVGQSRRQDSSPINPRSPHSYG; encoded by the exons ATGTGTGCGCTGCTGCCGGCATGCCTGTGCCTGTTGCTCGGCCTCCTGCCTCTGGAGATCCAGTCCCGAGCTTCAACTCTGCAGAACCTCCCTCACAGACACAG GTTGAGTTTACCCAGAACGTCTAGATACCCCAAGTCGTCTTACACGACCATCACACCTACTGCGTCTGATCTCCCTGTTGCTGTTGACAACTATGTcactaggggagagagacatATCATCTGGAGAGCCCTGCAGCACAAAGAGCCCCTGCCCAGATTGTCCGACTCATTTTTTGGCCAAAATGACTCTGTGTTACAGAAAGTGCCGGTCTGGCAGCACAGGTCTCGGGGTCGTCGTCATGCCAGCAGTGGCAGAGGTAGGCACTACGGCCACGTCATGAGGGTGAGGTGTGTCCTGGGCACCTGCCAGGTGCAGAACCTCAGCCACCGTCTCTACCAGCTGGTTGGACAGAGCAGGAGGCAAGATTCTTCCCCTATCAACCCTCGCAGTCCTCACAGCTATGGCTAA
- the ska1 gene encoding SKA complex subunit 1 isoform X1 — protein sequence MRELEDLSHHIQNKISSLQCILDLSVVEFPQNKMKKLGQELFALDRLLEDFEKCLGQHKEQLKHLKELEELFRKDLEDVQHIKDNVPAHMPRKKGPSHGNEPVIKQNEETEIKPTQPENVKKTIKRYIREMEVIIMPEFESIPPYMKGRVSYDQLNAALHSINTAVTAKYKILQQSVKTLNNHSRKLHQRFKDQETKDTKGQFFVVEDDIREFTQMKVDKRFQGILNMLRHCQRLREVRGGGITRYMLL from the exons ATGAGAGAGCTGGAGGATCTCAGCCACCACATTCAAAACAAGATATCATCTCTGCAATGCATTCTAGATCTGTCTGTTGTAG AATTtcctcaaaataaaatgaagaaactTGGACAAGAACTATTTGCACTAGACAGGCTTCTGGAAGACTTTGAAAAGTGTCTTGGTCAACATAAAGAGCAACTAAAGCATCTGAAG GAACTTGAAGAGTTATTCCGTAAAGATCTGGAGGATGTCCAGCACATCAAGGACAATGTACCTGCACACATGCCCAGGAAAAAAGGCCCATCACA TGGAAATGAACCTGTaataaagcaaaatgaagagacagagataAAGCCTACCCAaccagaaaatgtcaaaaagacCATCAAGCGCTACATCAGAGAGATGGAGGTTATCATTATGCCAGAGTTTGAGAGCATCCCTCC GTACATGAAAGGACGTGTATCATATGATCAGCTTAATGCTGCATTGCACAGCATTAACACAGCTGTAACAGCCAAGTACAAAATCCTCCAGCAGTCGGTGAAAACTCTCAACAATCATTCCCGTAAACTGCACCAGCGCTTTAAGGACCAGGAGACGAAAGATACAAAAG GACAGTTTTTTGTGGTGGAGGATGACATTCGTGAGTTTACCCAGATGAAGGTGGACAAACGATTTCAGGGGATTTTGAACATGCTGCGACATTGCCAGCGCCTGCGGGAGGTGCGAGGGGGTGGTATCACACGTTATATGTTGTTATGA
- the ska1 gene encoding SKA complex subunit 1 isoform X2, with protein sequence MKKLGQELFALDRLLEDFEKCLGQHKEQLKHLKELEELFRKDLEDVQHIKDNVPAHMPRKKGPSHGNEPVIKQNEETEIKPTQPENVKKTIKRYIREMEVIIMPEFESIPPYMKGRVSYDQLNAALHSINTAVTAKYKILQQSVKTLNNHSRKLHQRFKDQETKDTKGQFFVVEDDIREFTQMKVDKRFQGILNMLRHCQRLREVRGGGITRYMLL encoded by the exons atgaagaaactTGGACAAGAACTATTTGCACTAGACAGGCTTCTGGAAGACTTTGAAAAGTGTCTTGGTCAACATAAAGAGCAACTAAAGCATCTGAAG GAACTTGAAGAGTTATTCCGTAAAGATCTGGAGGATGTCCAGCACATCAAGGACAATGTACCTGCACACATGCCCAGGAAAAAAGGCCCATCACA TGGAAATGAACCTGTaataaagcaaaatgaagagacagagataAAGCCTACCCAaccagaaaatgtcaaaaagacCATCAAGCGCTACATCAGAGAGATGGAGGTTATCATTATGCCAGAGTTTGAGAGCATCCCTCC GTACATGAAAGGACGTGTATCATATGATCAGCTTAATGCTGCATTGCACAGCATTAACACAGCTGTAACAGCCAAGTACAAAATCCTCCAGCAGTCGGTGAAAACTCTCAACAATCATTCCCGTAAACTGCACCAGCGCTTTAAGGACCAGGAGACGAAAGATACAAAAG GACAGTTTTTTGTGGTGGAGGATGACATTCGTGAGTTTACCCAGATGAAGGTGGACAAACGATTTCAGGGGATTTTGAACATGCTGCGACATTGCCAGCGCCTGCGGGAGGTGCGAGGGGGTGGTATCACACGTTATATGTTGTTATGA